The following nucleotide sequence is from Catonella massiliensis.
AAGACGACCACGAGTGCTGCCACGGACATCATCACGATCATGAGCACGAAGACGGCCATGAGTGTGGTTGTGGACACCATCACGAGCAGACCCATGAAGACGGTCATGAGTGCGGCTGCGGACATCACCACCACCATCACCACGCTGATGAGGTATTTGACAGCTGGGGCATCACAACTCCTAAGCGTTTTACGAAAGAGGCTCTTGAGAAGATACTTGACAAGCTCGCTTGGGGCAACGGCCTTGGCATCATACTACGTGCAAAGGGTATAGTTCAGTCAGAGGGTGAAGGATGGCTTGAGTTTGACCTTACGCCTGGAGAATTTGAAGTAAGAAATGGTGCACCTGACGTAACAGGTAAGCTCTGTGTAATAGGCTCAAGACTTAAAAAAGATGATATTAAGGCTCTTTTTGAAGTGTAAGAGCTATAGTGTCTGTATCAATGCTTTTGACAGCTATATAATCAGAGAGTATTATCTAAGCCTAAAGTATGACAGACATAAGGTATTGTGGCATTATGTGGATATACTAAGGCTGATAAGGAGAATATATGAATCAGGAAAAAGATATACCTGTATATATGTTTACAGGTATGCTTGAGAGTGGAAAGACCGCATTTTTAAGGGATACCTTAGAGGGCGGTGAGTTTGAAGATGGCAACAAATCCCTTTTCATACTGTGTGAAGAGGGCGAAATCGAGCTGTCAGAGAAACTCTTAAAGCGGAATAAAATGTCTACAGTTGTAGTAGAAGACAAGGAAGATATAACTGAGGAATTCTTAAAAAACCTTGAAAAGGAATATAACCCTGATAGGGTGGTAATCGAGAACAATGGTATGTGGATTCCGCAGGAGATTATAGATGAATTCCCTGAGAATTGGATGCTTGTACAGTGTATCAATCTTATAGACGGCTCTACCTTTGAGAGCTACCTACAGAATATGGGAAGCTTTGTTATGGAGCAGGTTAAGCCTGCCGACCTAGTTGTATTTAACAGGGTTACTGACAATGAGGTAAGGGGAGGCTATAGGAGGCGTATAAAGGCACTAAACAGAAAGGCTCAGATCCTCTATGAGGATGAAAAAGGAAACCTCGATGATGCCTATGTGGAGAGCCTGCCATTTGATACAGACAAACCTGTAATTGAGCTTGAGGATGATGACTTTGGACTCTGGTACATGGATGCCATGGATCATCCTGAAAAGTATAAGGGAAAGACTATGAAGTTTAGGGCGCTTATCTACAGGGATAAGAATTTCCCTGAAGATAAGCTGGTTCCCGGAAGATTTGCAATGACCTGTTGTGCAGCAGACGTACAGTTCATAGGCTTTGTCTGCCACGCACCCAATGCGTCAGAGTTTGCACAGAAAGACTGGGCTTATATAGAGGCAGAGGCAAGGTTTGAATACTGCAAAGACTACAAGGGCAAGGGAATAGTGCTCTATGCCAAAGAACCTCTTAAGAGGGCTGAGGCAGGGGAGCAGTTGGTTTATTTTACATAAAGAAAAAGAGTAAGAAAGATTTATAGTATATTTTGAACGACTCTTGAATGCCGAAAGTTACCTGTGATTAGAGGGAACTTTCGGTGTTTTACTATAAGGGTAGGTGGTTTATGTCAAAAAAGAAAAATACTGTCATAGAGCTTAGATACTATGAAAAACCGATTAAAGAGCCTGTGCTTGCCATGCTTGGGGAGAGCTGGATAAGGGAATACGGGAAAGATACAAATGGTGAAATGATTAACAACCTGCATTTTCATAACCTCATGGAGATAGGCTGCTGTATATCAGGTGAGGGAGAGATGATACTTGATGGAGAAAGCAAAAAATATAAGGCAGGTAATTTTACCATTATTCCAATTAACTTTCCTCATAATACCGTAAGTAAAAAAGGAACTAAAAGCTACTGGGAATATATATTTTGTGATCCGGAAGACATCTTAAACAGGGCATTTCCAAACAACAGACCGTTTGTTGAAAGCACCTTAAAAAGGCTGAATAGTAAGGTATATTTTTGTCATAGTGAAAAGGAGCCGGAACTATACAGTGTGATAAAGTCTATCTTTGAGGAGATGAGAAATAAAAAAGCGTATTACTGTGAAAAAACAATCATGCTTTGTAATTCTTTGTTTTTTGAGGTGGCAAGAAAGAATACAAGTGATACTTCAGCTGAAACTGAGTACAGGGATATGAGCGTTATATCTGCTGCAATATCATACATAGGCAAGAATTATGCAAAACCGATAAGGATAAAGGATGTGGCAGATAGCTGCAATATGAGTGAGACTAACTTTAGAAGGCTGTTTTCTGCATATATGGGGCGTACCCCCTTAGAATATTTCAATCTGATTAGAATAAATAAAGCCTGTGAGCTGATAAAATCAACTCTGTACTCCATGGAAGATATTGCAATGAAGGTGGGGTATTCTCAGATGTCTACTTTCAACAGGAACTTTAAGAAAATAATAGGAGAATCTCCTTATAGGTGGAAGAGAAATCCTGCCAATTTTGAAAGCAAACTATTAAAAGCAAGTGTATCAACTAAAAAAGGCTGGTAAAATGCAAAGTGCAATTTGGTCGAAATTGCACTTTTTTTGTAAATTATTAGCAACATTACGCTTTGATTGTTAGTTATAATATCCTCATAAAAGCAGTTGATTTTTTAGACAGAATTACCAAGGATATATACCTACATATAGAAATTGTCTAAAAATTAACTAATATATCTCGGGTAAAACTATAATTTATTTCCCGAATACTTATCTTTAAGAGGAGGAATTGGTATGAAAATGAGAAAAATTATGTCACTTGCACTTGTAATGGCAATGGGAGTTAGCCTATTGTCAGGTTGTGGAGGCTCAGGAGGAAGCAGCTCGGGTGCAGCAAAATCATCCGCAGCATCTAAAGCGGCTTCAAGTACGGCATCAGAAACATCGGGAACGGCTCCAACTGCCGGAAACTATACTGACAACGGAAGC
It contains:
- a CDS encoding AraC family transcriptional regulator, which gives rise to MSKKKNTVIELRYYEKPIKEPVLAMLGESWIREYGKDTNGEMINNLHFHNLMEIGCCISGEGEMILDGESKKYKAGNFTIIPINFPHNTVSKKGTKSYWEYIFCDPEDILNRAFPNNRPFVESTLKRLNSKVYFCHSEKEPELYSVIKSIFEEMRNKKAYYCEKTIMLCNSLFFEVARKNTSDTSAETEYRDMSVISAAISYIGKNYAKPIRIKDVADSCNMSETNFRRLFSAYMGRTPLEYFNLIRINKACELIKSTLYSMEDIAMKVGYSQMSTFNRNFKKIIGESPYRWKRNPANFESKLLKASVSTKKGW
- a CDS encoding TIGR03943 family putative permease subunit, encoding MNQEKDIPVYMFTGMLESGKTAFLRDTLEGGEFEDGNKSLFILCEEGEIELSEKLLKRNKMSTVVVEDKEDITEEFLKNLEKEYNPDRVVIENNGMWIPQEIIDEFPENWMLVQCINLIDGSTFESYLQNMGSFVMEQVKPADLVVFNRVTDNEVRGGYRRRIKALNRKAQILYEDEKGNLDDAYVESLPFDTDKPVIELEDDDFGLWYMDAMDHPEKYKGKTMKFRALIYRDKNFPEDKLVPGRFAMTCCAADVQFIGFVCHAPNASEFAQKDWAYIEAEARFEYCKDYKGKGIVLYAKEPLKRAEAGEQLVYFT